Proteins from a single region of Mesobacillus boroniphilus:
- the folP gene encoding dihydropteroate synthase, whose amino-acid sequence MNTVIKAGPYTLDFTNKTLIMGILNVTPDSFSDGGKYNHLDRAVVHAKQMVADGADILDIGGESTRPGHERISDEEEISRVVPAIEAISKEVHAPISIDTYKSTVAKSAVDAGAAIINDIWGAKEDPEIADVAAETGVPIILMHNRNDRKYSNFIRDVLNDLYESITIAKKAGVSDEQIILDPGIGFAKDLRENLEMMRHLDTLVSLGYPVLLGTSKKSMIGGVLDLPVTERTEGTGATVCYGIQKGCQVVRIHDVKEMSRMAKMMDAMMGKGEYCG is encoded by the coding sequence ATGAATACCGTGATAAAAGCCGGTCCATATACACTGGACTTCACCAATAAAACACTGATTATGGGAATATTGAACGTCACTCCGGATTCTTTTTCGGACGGCGGAAAATACAATCACCTTGATCGTGCTGTCGTACATGCCAAGCAAATGGTCGCCGACGGAGCGGATATTCTTGATATCGGCGGTGAATCGACAAGGCCGGGACATGAACGGATCTCCGACGAAGAGGAGATCAGCAGGGTTGTGCCGGCGATTGAAGCCATTTCGAAAGAAGTTCATGCACCAATCTCTATAGATACTTATAAATCGACGGTTGCCAAAAGTGCCGTCGATGCTGGAGCGGCTATCATCAACGATATCTGGGGAGCGAAGGAAGACCCGGAAATTGCGGATGTCGCTGCAGAAACCGGAGTTCCGATCATCCTGATGCACAATCGGAATGATCGCAAATATTCAAACTTCATCCGTGACGTTTTGAATGACTTGTATGAAAGTATCACAATAGCTAAAAAAGCAGGGGTCAGCGACGAGCAAATCATCTTGGACCCGGGGATCGGGTTTGCAAAAGACCTCAGGGAAAACCTTGAGATGATGCGTCACCTTGATACGCTTGTGTCTTTAGGGTATCCTGTCCTCCTTGGCACATCGAAAAAATCGATGATCGGCGGTGTGCTCGATCTGCCTGTTACGGAAAGAACAGAAGGTACCGGAGCAACCGTGTGTTACGGGATCCAGAAAGGCTGCCAGGTTGTCCGGATTCATGATGTGAAAGAGATGTCGCGGATGGCAAAAATGATGGACGCGATGATGGGAAAGGGTGAATACTGTGGATAA
- the folB gene encoding dihydroneopterin aldolase translates to MDKIHVNQMEFYGYHGVFPEETRLGQRFTVDLTVELDLSKAGESDNLNESINYADLYMVCKDIVEGQPFKLVEAIAEKIAGTILERFSLVDACHVKVIKPDPPIPGHYKSVAVEITRSR, encoded by the coding sequence GTGGATAAAATACATGTGAACCAAATGGAGTTTTACGGGTACCACGGTGTTTTTCCTGAAGAAACAAGGCTGGGCCAGCGTTTTACGGTAGATTTAACGGTGGAACTGGATCTTTCAAAAGCAGGGGAAAGCGATAATCTTAATGAGTCAATTAACTATGCGGATTTATATATGGTCTGCAAGGATATCGTTGAAGGCCAGCCATTTAAGCTTGTAGAAGCGATTGCTGAAAAAATTGCCGGGACGATTCTTGAACGTTTTTCACTTGTAGATGCTTGCCACGTAAAAGTCATCAAACCGGACCCACCGATACCTGGCCATTACAAATCAGTCGCAGTTGAGATCACAAGGAGCAGATGA
- the folK gene encoding 2-amino-4-hydroxy-6-hydroxymethyldihydropteridine diphosphokinase, giving the protein MENKAYIALGSNMGDRFGYLTQAIILLESHENIAVENTSSIYETDPVGFTDQDQFLNMAIQVRTSLGPVELLDTCLEIELKLGRKREIKWGPRTLDLDILLFSHENIETEKLTIPHPRMSERAFVILPLLEMDPNLTLPNMKEPLKNCLLSIPDREGVRIWKQKNGEDVFALIES; this is encoded by the coding sequence GTGGAAAACAAAGCATATATTGCGCTAGGGTCTAATATGGGTGACCGGTTTGGGTATTTGACCCAGGCAATCATCCTCCTTGAAAGCCATGAAAATATCGCAGTGGAAAATACTTCTTCTATCTATGAGACCGACCCGGTAGGCTTCACTGACCAGGATCAGTTTTTAAATATGGCCATCCAAGTAAGGACAAGCCTTGGGCCGGTGGAACTTCTGGATACCTGCCTTGAAATCGAATTAAAGCTTGGGAGAAAAAGGGAAATAAAATGGGGTCCCAGAACTTTAGACCTTGACATTTTACTGTTTAGTCACGAAAATATTGAAACGGAGAAGCTTACAATTCCTCACCCTCGGATGAGCGAACGCGCATTTGTAATCCTTCCGTTGCTTGAAATGGACCCAAATCTCACGCTCCCGAACATGAAGGAGCCGCTGAAAAACTGTTTGCTAAGTATACCGGATAGAGAAGGAGTACGAATATGGAAGCAGAAAAATGGGGAAGACGTATTCGCGCTTATCGAAAGCTGA
- a CDS encoding helix-turn-helix domain-containing protein translates to MEAEKWGRRIRAYRKLKGYTQESFAKELGVSVSILGEIERGNRMPDERLIVKIAEFLGVELDELTPQ, encoded by the coding sequence ATGGAAGCAGAAAAATGGGGAAGACGTATTCGCGCTTATCGAAAGCTGAAGGGTTACACACAGGAAAGCTTCGCTAAAGAGCTGGGAGTATCGGTTTCCATCCTTGGAGAAATCGAACGTGGCAACAGGATGCCTGATGAAAGACTGATTGTCAAAATCGCAGAATTCCTGGGTGTCGAATTAGATGAACTAACACCGCAATAG
- the dusB gene encoding tRNA dihydrouridine synthase DusB: protein MLKIGDIEMKNRVVLAPMAGICNSAFRLTVKEFGAGLVCAEMVSDKGIVSQNNRTLDMLYIDEREKPLSLQIFGGEKETLVQAAQYVDKNTNADIIDINMGCPVPKITKCDAGAKWLLDPNKIYEMVSAVVDAVEKPVTVKMRMGWDDEHIFAIQNAQAVERAGGKAVALHGRTRLQMYEGTANWDIIRDVKQAVNIPVIGNGDVQTPQDARRMLDETGADGVMIGRAALGNPWMIYRTVKYLETGELMGEPSAREKIDVSILHLDRLIALKNEHIAVREMRKHAAWYLKGIRGNATVRNGINECSTRNELVGLLKNFADEAEAKEQIAHQVG, encoded by the coding sequence ATGCTCAAGATTGGCGATATCGAAATGAAAAACCGGGTTGTCCTTGCGCCAATGGCTGGCATCTGCAACTCAGCGTTCCGTTTGACCGTAAAAGAATTCGGCGCCGGGCTAGTCTGTGCCGAAATGGTCAGCGACAAAGGCATTGTTTCTCAAAACAATAGAACACTTGATATGTTATATATAGATGAACGAGAAAAGCCGCTCAGCCTGCAGATTTTTGGCGGTGAAAAGGAAACGCTTGTCCAGGCGGCGCAATACGTGGATAAAAATACGAATGCCGATATCATTGATATCAATATGGGCTGCCCGGTGCCAAAAATCACAAAATGTGACGCGGGTGCGAAGTGGCTGCTAGATCCAAACAAAATTTACGAAATGGTATCGGCAGTAGTGGATGCTGTTGAAAAGCCGGTTACAGTTAAAATGCGTATGGGCTGGGATGATGAACATATTTTCGCGATCCAGAATGCGCAGGCTGTAGAACGCGCCGGTGGTAAGGCAGTTGCGCTACACGGCCGTACACGTTTACAGATGTATGAAGGAACAGCAAACTGGGATATCATCCGTGACGTGAAGCAGGCTGTAAACATTCCTGTGATCGGCAACGGGGATGTTCAGACTCCTCAGGATGCCAGGAGGATGCTTGACGAGACAGGCGCAGATGGAGTCATGATCGGCCGCGCTGCTCTCGGAAACCCATGGATGATTTACCGTACGGTAAAATATCTCGAAACAGGGGAATTAATGGGTGAACCAAGTGCGCGCGAAAAAATCGACGTCAGCATCCTGCACCTTGACCGCCTGATCGCTTTGAAGAACGAACACATTGCCGTCCGTGAAATGCGCAAGCATGCAGCATGGTACCTGAAGGGAATCCGTGGGAACGCAACTGTCCGTAACGGTATCAATGAATGCTCAACAAGAAATGAGCTTGTCGGTTTGCTGAAAAACTTTGCGGATGAAGCAGAAGCAAAAGAGCAAATAGCACATCAGGTTGGATAA